The Tautonia plasticadhaerens nucleotide sequence AGGACGGATTTCGAGACCTAAAGCAGCGGTTGGGATGGGAGCAGTGCCGGGCCTGGACGAGGAAGCCGATCGAGCGGACGAGCCAGGCCCAGTGGGTGACGATGAGCCTGCTGCGGCTGGCCCAGTTCCGGCTGGAGGCGGCCGGCGAGGTGGGCTGGTGGTTCCGGCCGCCGTGGAACCGCAAGAAGGACCGGCCGAGCGTGCTCGATGTCGAACGACTGCTGCGACGGCACGGCCCGGAAATCCGGCGGCTCCTGTCGGAATGGCTGGGAGAAGGGCGGGAGGACGGTTCGAGGCGGTCGTGCGGCGGGGTCGGCGGGGTCGGCGGGTAGCGATCCGACGCCGACGGGCGTTCGAGGCGGGAAATCCGGGGCCGACCGAGCCACCTCACGGTGCGGGTAGCGGGGAGACGCTACGCACCGCCGGAGATGGGGTGGAGTGATTCGGGGAAACTACTGCTTAGTGAGGGTGAGAGGCTATCCGGAAAGGTAGGCGGCCTGGGGTTTCCTGTACATGAATGGAGCCGGCTTCCGCGTCTCGTCGGGGGCCAGCCTCCGCAGCATCCCCCCGATGGCGCTGATCCGCACCCACGCCCCACTCGACTCGGGATTCCACTCGTAGTCCTTGCTGTGCCGCCGGTCCCGGCCCAGCCACGCGAAACTCCGCTCGGCTACCCATCGCTTCGGCAGCTTCACGAACCCCGCCTCCCCTTCGGGACGCTTGACCACCTCGACCCGGAAGGGGGCCTCCGTCTCCTGGAGCCAGCCGTCCGGCCGCCGGTTGTTGTACTTGGTGTCCCCATAGATCACCTCCAGCCGGGGATACCGCGGCCGGTCCAGCCGCCCCAGGACCTCGGGGGCCGTCGCCCCGTCGTCGGCCGAGGCCGCGGTGATCACCACCGCCAGCAGCAGCCCCAGCGAGTCGAACAGGGCGTGCCGCTTCCGCCCGCGGACCAGCTTGCCGCCGTCGAAGCCCCGCTCGCCGCCGACCTCCGTGCCCTTGACCGTCTGGCTGTCGATGTAGCCGACGCGCGGCGTCGGCTCACGCCCCTTGGCCTCTCGCACCTGCGGGCGGAGGGCGTCGGCGATCCGCTGCCAGGTGCCGTCGTCGCGCCACTGCTGGAAGTCGTCCCAGACGGTGCTCCTGGGCAGCAGGTCGTGCGGCAGCAACTCCCACTGGCAGCCGGTGCGGGCCTGGTACAGCAGGGTGTTGAGCACCTCGCGGATGTCGGTCGCGCGTGGCCGACCGCCGGGCCGGCGGGGCGGGATGAACGGCTCGATGATCGTCCACTGGGCGTCAGTCAGGTCAGTCTTGTAGGGCTTTCGCATCGGGGCGTAGGTGGCTAAACCGTGATGCTGTCTCCTGTTACCGCGGGGATTCTAGGGCCAAGCCGGCTTCCCGGATAGCCTCTGAGCGTCTCGAAAGTCGGTGGAAAATCGCGTACAACGGGGGCCGCTGATGGGTCCGTCCTGATTTCGTCGTCATTTGCCCATCGAGGCCCCCGCATGTCTCTCCCCGAATTGCCCCCCGAGCAAGCCGCCGAAGCCGAGCGCATCTACCAGGCCTTGCGGGCGGCCGGCGATGCCGAGCTGCGCCGGATCGCCCATCCGCTCGCCTCCAAACCCGACGGCCAACTCCTGGGCGAGACCGAGTTCGAGGTCCGCGACCGGGTGCATCGGATCGGAGCCAAGGCCATCGAGACCGCCCTGAACGGGCGCAAAGGGGGGGGGACCGGGGCTCCAGCCTCAGCCGCCCGGCCTGCCGCGGCCCGAGCAAGTCCCAGGGCCGCCGCGACAAGGCCTTCATCAGCCTGATGGGCCCGATTACCCTGGCCGGGCGGGCCTACCACACCTGCCCGGCCTGCCGGACCGGGCACATCCCCATCGACGCCGAGCTGGGGTTGGCCGCCGGCACGCTGACGCCGGGGGAGGAGATCACGACGTGGGCCGGCACCGTCGGCAGCTTCGCCGAGGCGGCCGAGAAGCCGCTGCCGCGGATGGCCGGCCTGCGGCTGGCCGAGTCGACCGTCGAGCGGACGACCGAGGCGGCCGGCGAGCGGCTCAGCGGGCTGTGGGCCGCGGGGCACGCCCTCGGCCCGGCCGCCGACTGGCGGTGGAACCGCGATGCGCGGGGGCGGGCCGTCGGCTACGTCAGCGTCGATGCCGCCGGGCTCGGCATGCCGGGCGACCGCGGCGCCAAGGCCGACGGCCGCATGGCCTCCGTCGGCAAGGTCTTCAACCCCCGCGCCGCGCCGTCCGAGGCGGCCCCGAAGGGGCATCCGCCCGCGGCCCGCTACCAGGCCGGGTTGATGGGCCTCGACGAGTTGGGCGCGCGGATGCGGCGGCAGGCGGCCCAGGTGGGCCTGGACCGGGCCGAGCGGTGGGTGGCGTTGACCGGCGGCGGGGCGGGGCGGGACGGCTTCATGGACGTGTCCTTCCCGCGCGCCGTGCGCGTCCCGGACTTCGACCACGCCGCCGAGCACCTCGGCGACCTGGCCAAGGCGTACTGCGGCGGGGATGCGGAGGCCGCCGGCACGCTGACGGGGCGGTGGAGCCATCGGATGAAGCACGAGGGCGGCGGTGCGATCCCGGCGACGCTGGAGGCATTGGACCTGGGCGGCCGATCGGCCGCGGCCCGCGAGGGGCATCGGCAGGTGAGCGGGTACATCCGGAACAACCTGCACCGGATGGACTACCCGCGGTACCGGGCCGCGGGCTGGCAGATCGGCTCGGGTCACATCGAGGCGGCCTGCAAGACGGTCGTGAACCGGCGACTGAAGCGGAGCGGGATGCGTTGGGGCGGCGACGGGGCGGATGCGGTGTGCCAGCTGCGGGCGTTGTACGAAGGTGAGCCCGGCCAATGGGATGCCTTCTGGTACCGATCCATCAACCGACACACCAACCGTCTACCGACGAAGAAGACGCTCATCCCCTTAGTGGTTCATCCGGCAAGTCGTCTGATACCGGGGACGGCCGCGATGCCCGGCCGGCGGCGCGGCCGGTGTCGCCGTCGGCGGCCCCAGACGAACGGATGCCGATGCCCGTTCCAGTAGGCCGTCGCCTCCTCGGCTGCCCGGCAGACTTCCTCCCAGGTCTCGAACCGACGCCCCTTCAGCGCCAGGCTCCGCGGGACCTCCCACCAGGGTCCGATCAGGTTCAGGTACGCCGCGTACACCGGCCGGGAGACGAGCCCCCACCGCGGGTGAGCCGACGCGAACGGCAGCACATCGGTGGCCCGATGCGCCTGCAGGTTGCCCACGATCGCATAGACGCGTCCCGCCTCCGCCGGGACCCATCCGTCGACCCGGGCGAGGAAGTCGGCCCGGCTCGCCGCACTCCGGCTCGGGTACGGGCGGGTCATCGCCTCGCCGGTGGCCGGGCGGAACGCGCCGAAGATGTACCCCTCGCCGCGGCGGCCGTAGTCGACCTCCTGCCGGGCTCGTTCGGCCGCTCGGGCTTGTCCTTCGGCCCCCGCCCGGGGTTCGGCCCGGACGAGTCGCTGGCCCGGGAAGCTCTTGGCGCTCTCCGGCCCCATCTCGTCGGGGCAGACGACGACGGAGCCCGGCGGCGGCGGCGTGTGGAGCCGTTCGATGATCCCCGTTTTTCGGCGAAGGCGGGATCGACCCGCTCGCCGAACCAGGCCCCCTGATGGCGCCAACGCAGGCCCTCGGCCAGGAGGAGCTCGTCGATGCGGCTGCGCCGGATCGGGATGCCCCTCTGCTCGTTGAGGTAGGCTTGCAGGCGATCGGGCGCCCGGCACGCGAGAGGCAGGCCCAGGCTCCTCGGGTCGGTCGACGCCGCGGCGATCACCTCGGCGCGTCGCTCGGCCGTATAGGGGATCCGATAGCAACGGAGCAAAAACCAACGAACTTGACTCGGAGCACCGGATTCGCCGAGTGGAAGCTTCTCGAAACCCGTCTCCGGCCACCTGATTCGAGAAGTCCCATTCGAGAGCGGTTATCGAGAACGCAGGATCCTGGGAACCAGCGGTTCCCCGCGGAAGTCCTTGCGACCTTTCGAAATCGGTCGTTTGCGAGAGCCGACCGCCCGGAAGATCGTTGGTTTTTGCTCCGTTGCTATCGGATCCCCGTATAGGTCGGTGGGCGCCCGGCCCGGGGCTGGTCCTCCAACCCGTGGAGCCCGCGGTCATCGAAGCGATGGCTCCAGGTGTAGACCGTCGGCCGGGAGACGCCCAGGCCCTCGGCGACCTGGCTGGGTCGCCTTGCGTCGGCGATGGCCAGGAGGATCCGGGCCCGCTCGACGAGGCGGGCCTGGGCGGTCCGAGAGGACGCAAGCTGTTGGAGGGCCTGACGTCCCTCGGGGGTCAGTTCGCGGGGCGTGACTTGGGTGAGGGTCATGGGTGCACCTCCCTTCGCGCGAAGGCCACACCCCTCCTACGTCAGACCGCGGGCGTCAGTCCTCTTGCCGGATGCACCACTTAGCAGGTCAGTCCCAGAACCGCGACGTCCGCGTCGCAGGAGATGACTGTGGTGGTAGGCCCCACGTGCAGAGCCTTCCGAGCTGTCGCACCGATGCTCCTCGCCATCACGCTCGCGCGTTTCGCGGGGGCGCAGGCAACTGCTCCACCCCCGCGTGCCGCCGGGATCGACGCGATCCTCGTGGCCGACACGAGTAACGGGCCGGAGGGCACCGGTGCGAACCTGTTCCTCCTCGAGAGGATGTTCGAGATGGTGCGGGACATGGGCTATGACGTGACCGTGACGGTCCTGTCGGAAGACCGGGCAACCCCGGGGGCGATCGTCCATTCGATCCGCCGGCTCGACCCCGGTAGGATGCGGAACCGGACGCTCTTCGTCTACTACGCCGGCCACGGCGGCACCGATCCCAGGACGGGCCATTTCCTGAGGACCCCCTGGGGCGACCTGTCGAGGGCGGTTCTGCTCGCGGAGGTCCGGGCGAGGTCGCCGAGGCTCTCGCTCGGGATCACCGACTGCTGCAGCACGAGGGCGACGTTCAAGGGATTCCTCCCCCGGGTGCCTTCGCCGCCCGAGCGACGGGCGGTGGAGCACCTGCTCCTCCAACACGTCGGCTGCGTCGACATGAACGCCTCGAGCTACCAGCCGGAGCGGTGGCTCTATCAGGCGGCCTTCTACGACCCGACGGGCGGGATCTTCACGAGGGCGTTCGTCTCGATATTCGACCCGATCCCGCAACCGGCGCCGCAAGTCGGCCCGGTCGCTGCGGGTGAGCCCGACCATGGCGGTTACTATCGGCGTTTCCACGCCGACCACCCCGCGCATCACGACCGGAACGAGGACGGGTTCATCGACTGGACCGAGGCCCGCGGGTATCTGGACGCGACGGTGTCGGCATCATTCCAGGGTTTCCGTGCGGAGGTGCGCTCGGGCAGGATACTCGAAATGGCGAACGCGGCCGATCGGAGACTGCTCGACTCCTAGTGCGGTCTCAAGCGACTTGTTGTGTGATCGGGTCCGATGGCTCGCAGCCGTAGTAGACGCAGACCCGCTCCACGACCTCGGCCGCCGTCAGCTTCCGCTGCGGCTCGACGAGGGCCCGCTTGCCGTGGACCCACTTCGGCTCGATGGCGTTGAGCCACGGGGCCTTCACCGGCAGCCGGCAGGCGACGGTCCTTACGCCCCCCTCGGCCTTCGCCCGGCGGTCGTGCGCCTTGATCCGGGACCGGGCCCGCTTGCCGACGTGCCAGGCGGCGTTGTCCCAGACCGGCGGCAGGGCCGTCTTGCCCTCGGCGGCCAGCCGCTCGCGGGCCCACGCGAGGAAGTCCTCGGTCACCTGGCTGACCGGCCGGCCCCGGACGAACCGCAGCAGCATCCCCCCGGTCTCGCCGCGCAGCAGGCCGTAGCAGGCCGGCGCCTGCCGCGCAGCAGGCCGTAGCAGGCCGGCGCCTCGGGGTCGGGGTCGGGGTCGGGGTCGGTGGCCGGCTCGTGCAGCCGCAGCGGCTCGCCGCCGGCCCAGGCGTGCAGGCCCGGCCGGGCCAGGCGGCTCCACCAGACCTCGCCCTGGAAGCCGAGCACCCAGCCCGGATGGGCCTCCGCCAGGCGGATCAGGCGGTCGCGTGCCCCTGCTATGAGGCCGGTTGTCAAGGGGCGAGATGCGGAGCCCGAGGCGTGGGAGGATCGGCCTGCTATTCGTGCTCGGGGCACAGGTTAGTATTACAGCGCAGGTTCTCTTGCTCTACTTTCCACGCCGCGCTGCCGCAGCACGGCGAGACGCCGCTTGCGATGGCTGGCGGCGGCCCGCCGGTTCCGCTCGCGGCGCCACGCCGACCACCGCAGGATCTCGCCGACGTCCCACGCCCACACCTCCAGCAGGTGAGTCAACAGGGCACGCACCTCCGGCACGCTCATCTGCGACGCTTTTCCCCCCCAGCCGCACCCGCTGGAGCACCAGGAATGCCAGGGCCAGCATCGACAACGCCGTGTGGTGATGCCAGCCGACCCAGCCCCGGGTCTCGTACTCGTCCAGGCCGCATTCCCCCTTGGCCGACTGGATGTCCTCCTCGATCGTCCACCGCGTCGCCCGGACCTGCGCCAACTTCGACAGCGGGACCTCCGCCGGGGCGTGGGAGCGGTGATACTTCAGCTCCGGCTCCTGCCCCAGCGACCGACGCACAAGCAGCCGCTCGCGCGGGCCGGGCAGGCCCCCTTCGCTGAACCAGGCCCACAGCTCGGCGTATTCGTAGACCCGCGGCCCCTGACTCCCCTCGGCCACCGTCAGCCGGCGCCAGGCCGTCGCCGGCAGGGCGGCGACCACCTCGTCGACACGCTTCGCCTCCCCGACGACCAGCGGCTGGGTGCACGGGCGTCCGCGCCTCGGCCTGGGCCGCTCCTCGGGCGGGATCACCCGCGGCTCGCCGGTCCAGACCCGGGCATCGGCCGAGCTGTCCAGCACGTACCGCTTGCCGAGTTGCCGGACGCCCTGCACGAAGGTCGGGCTGTCGCCGTAGACGCCGTCGCCGCCGACCCAGCGGAACGGCACCCCCTCGGCGACCGCGTCGGCGGCCATCGCCAGGGCCAATTCCGGCTTGGTGCGGAAGATCACGCCGGCGGGCACCCCGGCCTCCTCGCGGCGTTCGCCGTCGCCGGCCCACTCCTCGGGCAGGAACAGCCGCCGATCGAGGAAGGTGTGGCCCTTGGCCGAGCAGTAGTCGGCGAAGACGGCGACCTGGCAGTTGTCGGTCCGCCCCAGCGTGCCGGAGTACTGCCGCCTGACGCCGACGGACTTGGTCCCCTTCTTGGGGAACCCGGTCTCGGCGGCATTCCAGGCGGCGTCGTCATCGGCCAGCAGCTCCAGGACCGCGCCGCGCATCTGCCTGAGGATCGCGCCATCGGACCAGGCGCCGGTGCTGATGAAGGCTTGCAGCGAGCGCACCGGGCCGCCGCTGGTCGCCTGGGCGATGTTCTCGATGCTGCGACGCTCGCCGCCGTGGAGCAGCCCCTGGACGAAGCGGCGGGCGTGGGCCCGGTTCTCGTCGCGGCCGAAGAGGGGGGCGAAGCGGTCGAGGAAGCGGTCGAGTTCGGGCTTGAGGGCCAGGAGTTGGTGTTCGTCCACGAGCGATCGCCTCGGGAGGTCCGGCGGGACTCACGAATGATCGCTCTTGTACCCGAAGCCATCGCGGCGTAGAAGAGAGGACCGACCTGCGCTGTAGTATTAGGGTCTGTCTCACGAAGCGAGGAGGCGCTGGCAGCGGCGGATCATGGCCGGCTTGACCATCCCCATGAAGCTCACCGCCGGCTTCTCGTGACGGGTCCCGATCCGCCGGCTCTCCTTGAGCCAGTCGATGCACCGCTCCACCACGTTGCGTCGGCGATCGCTCGCCTCGTCGAAGTGCGGGCTCCGTCGCTGGTCCTTGCGGGTCGGGATCACCGCCTTGGTCCGGCGGCGTCGCAGGTAGCGGCGGACTCGGGGGGAGCTGTGGCCCCTGCCCCCGGCCGGGGCCTTGGGGCGGCTCCTCGGCCGGCCCCGTCCGGCTCGGGGGATCCGCTCGGCCTGGAGCACCGGCTCCCGGCGCTTCGACTCGGGGGCCTGCCCCGGCGAGATCGACGCGGCGCGGGGCGGGCCATCGCCATCGACGATCAGGTGGGGCTTGGTGCCGAAGCCGCCGCGGGACCGGCCCAGGGCATGGTCGCCCGGCTCCCCATCGACGCGCCGCCGGGCCCCGGCCGCCGAGCGGCTGGCCCGGATGCCGCTGCCGTCGACGCACCGCAGGTCGAAGTCCAGCCGCCGGAGCCGGTCCGGCCGGGCGTGGAGCCGGCGACGGACGCGGCCGAGTGGCCCGTCCTCGCTCCGGCGATTGAAGCGGCCGTAGGCCGACTTGCACTTGCCGTCGCGGCCGGGCGGCTCGCGTCGCCGGGCCCCGGTGCGGAGGATCCGACCGATGCCATCGAGGGTGGTGCGGTGGTCATCCCACTGGCCGCCGCGACGGCCGTTGGTCGGTAGCAGGTCCTCGATCCGGGCGTACTGCCCGTCGGTCAACTCGTAGGGGCGTCGGATCCGCACGGCGTCCTCCGCGAAAAGACCACCATGATGACACCTTGTGATTCGTCAGACGGACCCTAGGCCCATCGCCTCGTCCCAGCTCGCCTCGACGAGCCTGCCCCCCCGCCGGACCAGGGGGCGGGTGAGGCGGTCGGGGGCGTTGTTGGCGACCCAGCCGTTGAGCCCCTTGGGGCCGTGCCGGCCGCGGTTGACGTGGTCGTCGACCCGGCCGCGGACCCCAACGATGCGGCCGCCCGTGACGCCGATGTCCAGGGCGCAGCCGTTGGAGCAGAGCACGCAGCAGGACTGGACCCAGCGTTCGGGCGGCTCGCTCGTGTGCACGTCCTCCCGCTCGGGCCAACGGCCCGGGCCGGCATAGGGGGACCGATCTCCCCAGATGTCCCGGATGCTGTCTCGCGTCGGCATCGGTCCCTCCCGGTTGATGCGCCACGACCTCATCCCTCGGGCAGCCGGAGCATCGCCTCGGCCACGCCCGGCAGGGTCTCGGCCCGCACGTCGGGCGGGTCGAAGGCCGGGCTGACGACCCGCTCGTGCCGGCTCACCCATTCGCTCACCAGCCCGGCACGATGCGCCCCGTGGCAGTCCCAGGCGTGGGCGGCGATCAGGCCCAGCCGCCCGGGCTCGACCCCAATCGCCCCAGCCGCGTGCCGGTAGACCTCGGCCCGGGGCTTCCAGGTGCCGACCTCGTCGATCGAGACGACCCGCTCGACCTGCCCGAGCAGCCCGGACCCATCCAGGAGGTTGCGCGTATTCGCATCGCCCCCGTTGGTGAGTACGATCACGCGCACGCCGTCGAGCAGCCGGGCCATCGCCTCGCCGGTGTCCGGCCGGGCGGGCAGGCGGGTGAAGTGGTCCAGGACGCTCGAGATGCGGTCGGGGGCGGCCGGGAGGCCGTGCTCCGCCAGCAGCCCTCGGAGCGCCCCGAGGCGACCTCGGCGAACGGCCGGAACGCCCCGGTGGCGACCAGGGCGAACCCGTCGCGCAGGATGCGAGCGAACCAGGCCCCCAGGGTGCCCGGGGGCAGGCCGAAGGCCCCGCGCGGCACGCCGAGCGGCTCGAGCGCGAACAGCGTCCCGATCACGTCGAAGGCGAAGGCCGAAGGTCGGTCAGGCATGGCGGGACGCCCCTCGGCCGGGGGCCGCGTGGGTCAGCGAGTTCGGCGCGTCGAGGTGCGCGCCCGGGTCGACGCCGACGCCCAGGCGGTCGACCAGCTCCCCGCCCAGCCAGGCCGTCACCCCGCCGACCAGCAGGCCGCCGACCGAGAGCAGCAGCGCCAGACCGGAAGGCGCGCCGGGGTCGTCCCACCGCAGGATCCAGCTCAGGCCGAACAGGCCGATCACGCCGAGGGCGTTGCCCAGCCCGTGCCAGAGGCCGACCGCCTTGGCCCGGGTGCCGCCGGGGATGGCAAACCAGTCGATCCAGCCGGGGACCGCCGCGACCACCCCGCCGATCAGCCCCGAGGCGATCATCCAGTAGGAGATGTCCGCCCAGCGCGGGTCCCGCCCCCCGAAGTAGTGGATGCCGTCGAAGACGACCGATGTCACCAGCAGGCCGAGGGGGAAGACGATGAGCATCTGGTGCAGTGGGTGTCCGAGGAACTTCGCGCGGCTTTCCATCGGGGGCTCCGGGGGGTCGGTGCGGTTGCGGGGCTCAGCTCAGGCGTCCAGGCCAAGGAGGATGGCCATCGGCCCCATCTCGAGCATGTATTCCTGGATCAGCAATTGATCCTTCGTCTTCTCGGCGACGAGCCGGAAGCAGGGGTCGGCCAGCTCCGGCAGGCCGAGGGCGTAGCCGAGCTGCTCGGCGACCGCGAAGGCGCCGATGGCGTCCTGGTTGGCCAGTAGGAGCTGTCGCACATCCCTCCAGTTGCCGCGGGCCCCGCCGGAACGCCCGACCACGTCGGCCACCAGCTCGGCCCCCTTCGCCAGCACCGCCCCGGCGGTGGAGCGCCCGGCCGTCGGCTCCCGGCCGAGCACGAGGAACAGCCCGCGGGCCTGCTCCTCGTGCTCGGCCGCCCGCCCTGCGATCTCGCGGAGGTATTCCCTGATGTGCGGCTCCTCGATCTTGCCGGCGGCGTCCTCGGCGTACGTCCGGAACTTCTCCTGGGACATCAGCAGGTTGCCCAGCCAGGCCGAGGCGCGATCGAGCTGATCGGCCCAGGTCTCCTCGTCGAGTTCCAACAGCAATGGCCCGTCGGTCATCGTCCGTCCTCCCTGGTCAGATCCGGGTCAGGCGCCAGAGCACGCCAGTGCGGGCGTAGGCGACGACGTGGGTGGGGGCGACCGCGGTGACGCCGAAGTCCAGCAGGTACAGGCTCCGGCCGTCGGGGTGGAACTTGCAGTCGACCGGCCGCTCGATCCCCCCCGAGCCCGGGTGCGCCGAGGCCGGGCCGGGCCGGCGGTTGCGAAGGAAGGCCTCGCCGCTGCCCGAATCCACGTCGACCTTGGTGATGCAGAAGCCCCGCGTCAGGGCGTTTGGGTCGGGGGTGTTCAGCGGGGCATAGGTGCCGAAGCTGGCCACGAACAAGGCGCGGCGGTGGCCGAAGGCGTCGGACCGGCAGAACTCCATGTGGCAGAAGCAGGTGTGGGGCTTCTCCAGGTAGGTGGCCGGCCCGGCCCAGGGGGGCGGGTCGGCGATCAGCCGCTCGGCAGCCTTGCCCTTGGCCGGCCGGTGCGACTCGTGATCGACCGGCAGTCCGTCGGCACACATGTCGGGGAAGCCGTACCAGTCGGGCGTCGAGACCGACCCATGCGGCGTCCGGGCGTTCCGGATGTGCCAGACCCGGTCCGGGTCGTCGGCGATGGCCCGCTCGCCCTTCTCCTCCAGGTCGTTGTCCGAGGCGTACAGCTCGCCCTGCTCGCTGAAGGCCAGCCCGTACGGGTTGCGCAGGCCCCAGGCGAGCAGCTCCAGCCCGCTGCCGTCGGGGTGGCAGCGCCACAGCCCGCTGCTGCACTTGAGGTGCCCCCTAATTACCTCCCCCTTCTCGGCCCGACGGCCGAAGGGCTTGAAGGGACCCGTCTCGGCGAGGTAGGGGAAGGGTGCGGTCGGGTTGCGGCTCCAGACGTTGTTTCCGGTCAGGGTGACGTCCTGGCCGGGCACGTCGCAGGCCGTCGGGTGCTTGGCCAGGTCGACGGTGAAGCCGGCCGGCAGGCAGACGCCGTTCTGGCTGACCGAGCCGTTGCCGAAGTAGAGCAGGCCGTCGGGCCCGAACACCGGGTCGCTCGGCTCGTGCCAGCCGCCGCTGGGCAGGCCGTCGACGATCGTCGTCCGCTCGCCGGTGGATGGGTCGATCCGATCGACGTGGGCGTGCCGGCCGCCCTTGACCGTCACGTAGAGCGTGCCGTCTCGCCAGGTGACGCCGCGGGGGCCGCCGAGGACCTCGCTCGCGATCTCGTCCATCGCCCCGGTCGCCGTGTCGAGCCGCAGGATCCGGGCCCGCATGTAGGGGCGGGTCGGCCAGGTGCTCCCCCCCTCCAGGAGGAACAGCGAGCCATCGGGGGCGAACCCCATCCCGCAGGGGAAGGAGAGGCCCACCAGCACTGGCTCCAGCTCATAGCCCTCGGGCACCTCGACGTCGGCCGGGTCGACCACCGGCCGTGCGGTCGTGGGGAGCGACCGGAGCGCATCCCAGGAGGTTCGGGTGACGGTCACCGGCATGTCGATCCTCCGATTTCGGGTGGGCAATGAGGCGGCCGAGCCGGGCCGCGACCGCCACGGTGTCGACGGGCGGCGGGAAGTCCGGCGAGGAAGCCCGCATGCCCCATGCCATGGGCAATTTCCACGGGCCTCGTTCCGCCGTGGTTTCCGGCGACGCGATCAGCCGAGCGGAACAGGTCACGCACCTCGACCTCGGCAAGGGGGCAGGCGTCGCGGAGACGGTGCCACTCAGGCGGGCGCGGGCCGGTAACGCGCCTCGTCCGCCGCGGACCCCGATCCCAGTGCCCGGACCCGCTCGTCTCGGCTGCCCGCCACCACCTCGGCCCCGAGGGACATCTTCGAGGTCCGCCCGGGCGGGCCCGTCGGGGGCAGGCGGCGGTCGACCACGGCGAGGGCATGCGACATCAGGTTCGGCGCCACGCCCTGCGCCCGCTGCATCAGCCAGGACAGCGGGGTGACGGCCCGCTCCGGGTCGCCGTGCTCGGCCGCCGAGACGACCGTCCGGGCGGCCCGGCCGGTGTCGGTCGCCGACCAGGGGGAGGTGAGCGAGCGGGCGAACCAGGCGAACTCCTCCTCGGCCCGGCCGTTGAAGTGGACGTGCAGCGGCGCCCCGTCGTCCAGCGGCGGCGGCGTGACGGTGCTCACGCGGATGCCGTCCTTGGCCAGCTCGGCGGCCAGCGTCCCGGACCATCCGGTCGCGGCGAACTTGCCGGCGTTGTAGGCCGCCTGGTGGGGGTTGGGCACCTTGCCGCCGATCGAGGTGACGTTGACGATCCGCCCGAAGCGTCGGGACCGCATGTGCGGCAGGACGGCCATCGTCGGGTGGTACTGCGACCAGAAGATGTTGCGCAGGGCGTACTCGACGTCTTCGGCCTGCAGCTCGGCGGCCGGGCCGACGAAGCACTGGCCGGCGTTGTTGACCAGCACGCCGATCGTGCCGAAGCGGTCGAGCACCCGGGCCACGAATGCCCCGACCTGCCCCGGGTCGCTCGCGTCGCAGGACATCCCGAAGGCATCGGCGCCCCGGCGGCGGAAGTCGGCCACGGCG carries:
- a CDS encoding IS5 family transposase, whose protein sequence is MRKPYKTDLTDAQWTIIEPFIPPRRPGGRPRATDIREVLNTLLYQARTGCQWELLPHDLLPRSTVWDDFQQWRDDGTWQRIADALRPQVREAKGREPTPRVGYIDSQTVKGTEVGGERGFDGGKLVRGRKRHALFDSLGLLLAVVITAASADDGATAPEVLGRLDRPRYPRLEVIYGDTKYNNRRPDGWLQETEAPFRVEVVKRPEGEAGFVKLPKRWVAERSFAWLGRDRRHSKDYEWNPESSGAWVRISAIGGMLRRLAPDETRKPAPFMYRKPQAAYLSG
- a CDS encoding ISKra4 family transposase; translation: MGPITLAGRAYHTCPACRTGHIPIDAELGLAAGTLTPGEEITTWAGTVGSFAEAAEKPLPRMAGLRLAESTVERTTEAAGERLSGLWAAGHALGPAADWRWNRDARGRAVGYVSVDAAGLGMPGDRGAKADGRMASVGKVFNPRAAPSEAAPKGHPPAARYQAGLMGLDELGARMRRQAAQVGLDRAERWVALTGGGAGRDGFMDVSFPRAVRVPDFDHAAEHLGDLAKAYCGGDAEAAGTLTGRWSHRMKHEGGGAIPATLEALDLGGRSAAAREGHRQVSGYIRNNLHRMDYPRYRAAGWQIGSGHIEAACKTVVNRRLKRSGMRWGGDGADAVCQLRALYEGEPGQWDAFWYRSINRHTNRLPTKKTLIPLVVHPASRLIPGTAAMPGRRRGRCRRRRPQTNGCRCPFQ
- a CDS encoding transposase, yielding MGPESAKSFPGQRLVRAEPRAGAEGQARAAERARQEVDYGRRGEGYIFGAFRPATGEAMTRPYPSRSAASRADFLARVDGWVPAEAGRVYAIVGNLQAHRATDVLPFASAHPRWGLVSRPVYAAYLNLIGPWWEVPRSLALKGRRFETWEEVCRAAEEATAYWNGHRHPFVWGRRRRHRPRRRPGIAAVPGIRRLAG
- a CDS encoding helix-turn-helix domain-containing protein, producing MTLTQVTPRELTPEGRQALQQLASSRTAQARLVERARILLAIADARRPSQVAEGLGVSRPTVYTWSHRFDDRGLHGLEDQPRAGRPPTYTGIR
- a CDS encoding IS701 family transposase; this translates as MDEHQLLALKPELDRFLDRFAPLFGRDENRAHARRFVQGLLHGGERRSIENIAQATSGGPVRSLQAFISTGAWSDGAILRQMRGAVLELLADDDAAWNAAETGFPKKGTKSVGVRRQYSGTLGRTDNCQVAVFADYCSAKGHTFLDRRLFLPEEWAGDGERREEAGVPAGVIFRTKPELALAMAADAVAEGVPFRWVGGDGVYGDSPTFVQGVRQLGKRYVLDSSADARVWTGEPRVIPPEERPRPRRGRPCTQPLVVGEAKRVDEVVAALPATAWRRLTVAEGSQGPRVYEYAELWAWFSEGGLPGPRERLLVRRSLGQEPELKYHRSHAPAEVPLSKLAQVRATRWTIEEDIQSAKGECGLDEYETRGWVGWHHHTALSMLALAFLVLQRVRLGGKSVADERAGGACPVDSPAGGVGVGRRRDPAVVGVAPRAEPAGRRQPSQAASRRAAAARRGK
- a CDS encoding IS5 family transposase, translating into MRIRRPYELTDGQYARIEDLLPTNGRRGGQWDDHRTTLDGIGRILRTGARRREPPGRDGKCKSAYGRFNRRSEDGPLGRVRRRLHARPDRLRRLDFDLRCVDGSGIRASRSAAGARRRVDGEPGDHALGRSRGGFGTKPHLIVDGDGPPRAASISPGQAPESKRREPVLQAERIPRAGRGRPRSRPKAPAGGRGHSSPRVRRYLRRRRTKAVIPTRKDQRRSPHFDEASDRRRNVVERCIDWLKESRRIGTRHEKPAVSFMGMVKPAMIRRCQRLLAS
- a CDS encoding HAD family hydrolase, which gives rise to MVRSHPARRVRPGRHRGVPAVRRGRLGALRGLLAEHGLPAAPDRISSVLDHFTRLPARPDTGEAMARLLDGVRVIVLTNGGDANTRNLLDGSGLLGQVERVVSIDEVGTWKPRAEVYRHAAGAIGVEPGRLGLIAAHAWDCHGAHRAGLVSEWVSRHERVVSPAFDPPDVRAETLPGVAEAMLRLPEG
- a CDS encoding DUF2231 domain-containing protein, which gives rise to MESRAKFLGHPLHQMLIVFPLGLLVTSVVFDGIHYFGGRDPRWADISYWMIASGLIGGVVAAVPGWIDWFAIPGGTRAKAVGLWHGLGNALGVIGLFGLSWILRWDDPGAPSGLALLLSVGGLLVGGVTAWLGGELVDRLGVGVDPGAHLDAPNSLTHAAPGRGASRHA